The following are from one region of the Eulemur rufifrons isolate Redbay chromosome 17, OSU_ERuf_1, whole genome shotgun sequence genome:
- the SHLD3 gene encoding shieldin complex subunit 3: MTTEVILHYRPYESDPTQLPKIAEKAIQDFPTRPLSRFIPWFPHDGSKLPLKPNKSPPVISGEAAEDVKQYLTLSEHDVKSQSCDCTVDLLEFQPSLKKQRLIWSHTVNEHTNSGHLDEQSEKGKQHNRRSWSVSLPSSTGTENVSPLSKKLQDSLKVLNLHSLYRARWTIEHTICNNQTLEDIWAKLNQIIRHNELPSCNATIQRHLGQIWVFCDVKYCEYVGNLLKGRLALTGKINLFVHKYGVIFSM; the protein is encoded by the coding sequence ATGACTACAGAAGTAATATTACATTATCGGCCATATGAGAGTGATCCCACACAACTGCCAAAAATTGCAGAAAAGGCAATTCAGGACTTTCCTACTCGTCCACTATCAAGATTTATTCCTTGGTTTCCACATGATGGATCTAAGCTTCCACTCAAACCTAACAAATCACCACCTGTGATTTCTGGAGAGGCAGCTGAAGATGTGAAACAGTACTTAACCCTTTCAGAACATGATGTTAAATCACAGAGTTGTGATTGCACAGTAGACCTACTGGAGTTTCAACCTAGTTTGAAAAAGCAGCGCCTAATCTGGTCACACACAGTGAATGAACACACTAATTCTGGACATCTGGATGAGCAATCAGAAAAAGGGAAACAGCACAACAGGAGGTCTTGGAGTGTTTCACTTCCTAGCAGTACTGGTACAGAAAATGTTTCTCCTTTGTCTAAAAAGTTGCAGGATAGTTTAAAGGTACTCAATTTGCACTCACTTTATAGAGCAAGATGGACAATAGAACACACTATTTGTAACAACCAAACTCTGGAGGACATTTGGGCAAAACTCAATCAAATTATCAGGCACAATGAACTTCCATCTTGTAATGCTACAATTCAGAGACATTTAGGCCAAATCTGGGTGTTCTGCGATGTTAAGTACTGTGAATATGTGGGAAATCTTCTTAAAGGAAGATTAGCACTTactggaaaaattaatttatttgtgcATAAATACGGTGTTATTTTTAGTATGTAA